A single window of Aphidius gifuensis isolate YNYX2018 linkage group LG1, ASM1490517v1, whole genome shotgun sequence DNA harbors:
- the LOC122851563 gene encoding protein PFC0760c-like, translated as MYEAMLVTMDDIMKSNVHNIVVNEKSKNESNKIITKEKTIDTVDKCLNENSNSILVDHVNKVQQDDKVTSITNNQQDVPVKRKFPDDFMHINKRSKPDSCQSSIDTEKKKALNENCKKSLNFKSEKKKVAVNVVSSFSNVNTVEIIKANNSVKKNKVTSVQADSTDNDDDITIIESKKTTNNEILNDKAPVNLKAPTNKTQNDKNDDQGSSDDITIIESEQINTDKNINDKTPTQLKTPTSQTQNDKAEKHCDNIIVIENKKISKDKSINDKTTTKLNVPINKTQKEDKAENRRGDDDITLIENKKINTNKIINEKTSTKVKTPVKNIQKNDKIDNHCNDLNKPNDNNIVNKNSNKVLTVENIKITSVQSMAPVTTSSIDVVTLDDDDSIQVTEVEVPTEDCIDNADDDVVIITNNLNNTNGVELQVHSNEISSRDINEIIDDDHNYSKKITDTLNNETTSNNSMANCHENNTSMENVTINKSPFVTVHFCDVNKLEDINFSDSLDTEEYNEINSTNDNTKNNNFPNYYDHDYNGDDDDNDDDEVHYDDHDNVIANDNINDPIDTMNDSTNFNNIGRIVNDIPFEEKKRIVNLAEKHPTWTIRMLRKKSGCEKLLGQHQLNSWKKMVERGGSTRELRYSFNNWIFNKCLEFHKQNKKITNKKIQNWGMEAKKLSCYKNLRFVATHQWLETFKRNYRITGKSDDLIIDPKQQKYSYKLSRVLVPYELKVKVVNLESEHKDWSLEMLKKHSGCNYLESFAQITSWRHLIKKGQSLWDKYKKLNNWIYNKYNEYKSKNKKVTDKMLISWRNEAKKVLQFNELPKINHNYQWVRTFKRDFNIT; from the exons ATGTATGAAGCCATGTTGGTAACTATGGATGATATTATGAAATCAAATGTtcataatattgttgttaatgaaaaatcaaaaaatgaatcaaataaaataataacaaaagaaaaaacaattgatacagttgataaatgtttgaatgaaaatagtAATTCAATACTTGTTGATCATGTTAATAAAGTACAGCAAGATGACAAAGTTACTTCTATCACAAACAATCAACAAGATGTAccagtaaaaagaaaatttccagATGATTTTATGCATATCAATAAAAGATCAAAACCAGATTCATGTCAGTCTTCAATAGatacagaaaaaaagaaagctttaaatgaaaattgtaaaaaatcattgaattttaaaagtgaaaaaaagaaagtagCTGTTAATGTTGTATCTTCATTTTCAAATGTCAATACTGTTGAAATTATTAAGGCTAATAattctgttaaaaaaaataaagtaacatCAGTCCAAGCAGATTCAAcagacaatgatgatgatataacaataattgaaagtaaaaaaaccaCTAACAATGAAATCCTCAATGATAAAGCTCCAGTAAATCTGAAAGcaccaacaaataaaacacaaaatg ataaaaatgatgatcaaGGTAGTAGTGATGATATAACGATAATTGAGAGTGAACAAATTAATAcagataaaaatatcaacgaCAAAACTCCAACGCAACTAAAAACACCAACAAGTCAAACTCAAAatg ATAAAGCTGAAAAACATTGTGATAATATAATCGtaattgagaataaaaaaataagtaaggATAAAAGTATCAATGACAAAACGACAACAAAACTAAATGttccaataaataaaacacaaaaagaag ATAAGGCTGAAAATCGtcgtggtgatgatgatataaccttgattgagaataaaaaaataaatacaaataaaatcatcaatgaaaaaacctctacaaaagtaaaaactccagtgaaaaatatacaaaaaaatg ataaaattgataatcatTGTAATGATTTAAACAAgccaaatgacaataatattgtaaataaaaattccaacaaAGTTCTTACTgttgaaaatatcaaaataacatCAGTACAATCAATGGCACCTGTTACAACGAGTAGCATTGATGTTGTAACATTGGACGATGATGATTCCATTCAAGTTACTGAAGTTGAAGTACCCACAGAAGATTGCATTGACAATgcagatgatgatgttgtaatcataacaaataatttaaataatacaaatggaGTGGAACTACAAGTACACTCTAATGAAATTTCATCTCgtgatattaatgaaattatagATGATGATCACAattattccaaaaaaattactgacactttaaataatgaaactaCAAGCAATAATTCCATGGCTAATTGCCATGAAAATAATACGTCTATGGAAAAtgtaactataaataaaagtccATTTGTTACAGTTCATTTTTGTGATGTTAATAAACTTGAAGACATCAATTTTTCTGACTCACTTGATACAGaagaatataatgaaataaactCAACTAATGATAataccaaaaataataatttcccaAATTATTATGACCATGATTAcaatggtgatgatgatgataacgatgatgatgaagttCATTATGATGATCATGATAATGTTATTGCTaatgataatatcaatgaCCCTATTGACACAATGAATGATAGTACAAATTTTAACAACATCGGAAGAATAGTTAATGATATAccatttgaagaaaaaaaacgaatagtTAATTTAGCTGAAAAACATCCAACTTGGACGATAAGaatgttgagaaaaaaaagtggATGTGAAAAACTTCTTGGGCAACATCAATTAAatagttggaaaaaaatggTAGAAAGAGGAGGATCTACACGTGAATTGcgttattcatttaataattggatttttaataaatgccttgaatttcataaacaaaataaaaaaataacaaataaaaaaattcaaaattggGGAATggaagctaaaaaattaagttgcTATAAAAACTTAAGATTTGTTGCTACACATCAATGGTTAGAAACTTTTAAACGTAATTACCGAATAACTGGTAAATCagatgatttaattattgatcctaaacaacaaaaatatagttataaattatcaagagtTTTAGTTCCATATGAACTTAAAGTTAAAGTTGTTAATTTAGAAAGTGAACATAAAGACTGGAGTCttgaaatgttaaaaaaacataGTGGCTGTAATTATCTTGAAAGTTTTGCACAAATAACAAGTTGGagacatttaattaaaaaaggacAATCACTTTgggataaatataaaaaacttaacaattggatttataataaatacaatgagtataaaagtaaaaataaaaaagttactgATAAAATGTTAATCAGTTGGAGAAATGAAGCTAAAAAAGTTTTACAATTTAACGAGTTAcctaaaattaatcataattatcaatggGTAAGAACTTTTAAAAGAGACTTCAATattacttga